The nucleotide sequence CGCACCGGGTGGTGGAGCCTCGCCTCGGCTCGTATGACGGCGGCATCAAACCCGAGGCCATGGTCCCACTATCCGCAGCCGAAAAGCGTGGTCTCTGGTTCACCGGCGTTTTCGCCGTCATCGCGACGGCCGTCATGGTCGTCGGCATCGTGCCCGAAGGCGGTTTCCTGCGTAACCCGGCTTATCCCGATTTGAAGATGCGCGCCCTGCCCTTCAGCTACTTGGTGCCGTTTCTGTTCGTGTTGGGTTTCGGCAGCGGCATGGCCTACGGGCTCGGAGCGAAGACCATCAAATCCGACCGCGACGTGGTGGGCGCGATGAACGACGCCATGGGCACGCTGGGCGCGTATCTCGTGCTGGCCTTTTTCGCCGCCCAGTTCATCGCCTACTTCAACTGGACCAATCTCGGCTTCATTTTTGCAGTCAAAGGGGCCAACGGTCTGCGGGCCCTCGGTCTCGACGAATGGCCCATTCCCATGATGATCGGCTTGGTGTTCCTCGCCGCCACCATCAACATGATCGTCGGCAGCGCCTCGGCCAAATGGGCGCTCATTGCGCCGATTTTTGTGCCCATGTTCATGTTGCTCGGATTCTCCCCGGAGCTCGTGCAGGCCGCCTACCGCGTGGGCGACAGCGTGACCAACATCATTACGCCGTTGATGGCCTACTTCCCGTTGATCATCACCTTCGCGCGCAAATACGACCGCGACACGGGCATGGGCACGATCATCGCCACGATGCTGCCCTACTCCGTCGCATTTGCCATCGCATGGACGATTCTGCTCATCGCATGGATGTTGACGGGGCTGCCGGTCGGACCGAGCTCCCCCCTCTACCTCGCGAGTTGATTCACATCTTCATCACCGGCCTTGCGGTCGACCGTTTTGCCCGCCATGGGTGAACCCAAACCCTGAAATTTTCATGACCTTACTTCTGCGCCGTTTGTTTCTTCCCGTTGTTCTCATCGCCACGCTCTTGGCTGGCTGCTCCGGCATGCCCAAGGATCTCGCCGGACTTGTCGTGCAACTGGACGGCATCCGCTCGATTCGCTCCCAAGCCGGACTGACCGAAATGGTGGTGACCGTGCGTTGCTACAATGAAACGCTCCGGCCCATCGGGGTCCGCGGCCTGCAACTCGAACTGTCGCTCAATGGTGTCGAGGTCGGGCGAGCGGTTTCCGCCAAGCCGTTGGGCACGCAATCGCTGAGCAGTAACACGCAGGACGTCACCTTCGTGCTCGAAAACCAACGAGTCGTCGATCGGGTGGTGGCGGCCGTCCGCAGTGGATCTCTCACCTATGATCTCAAGTCCCGCGTGATCGTCATGGCCGCCGACAACGAGATGAAGAGCACCTCCAAGGCGTCGGGCACGGTTGACGTCTCGTCGATCAGCCTGTCCCTGAACTAACCCCGCCGGGCCGCTCGCTTCAGTCGGCCTTCAGCATGCGCTGCGGGTCAACGCGCGAAGCTCGACGCGCGGGCAGCCAGCCGCCGACCACCGCAGCCAGCACCCCGCCGCCCGCGGCCACGATCCCCACCACGGCGCTGGGCGAGGCATCCCACCAACTCACCACGGGCACGCCCCACGCGACTAGCGCCACCAGCGCACCACCGCCGGCCGCGCCCTGGAGTCCAATACGCAAGCCGTCGTGAAGCACGCCGCGCAGCAGGCGGTTGGGCGTTGCTCCCAGCGCCGCTCGCACCGCCAACTCGCGCTGGCGTAATGTGACGAGGTGAGCCAGCGATCCACCCACGCCAAAAGTCGCGAGCAACATCGCCACGCCCGCAATGATCGTGGCAAGCCGGGACGAGGCGATCTCCCGGCGCATGTTGCCTTCGCGGCGCTCGCCGAGCGTTTCCCAACGGCCAAACACGAGTCCGGGCTCTGCCGCTTCCAAGGCTTCGACCAACATTCGCCGCACCGCGTCGGGATGGCGGGACACCCGCACCGCCAGGAAACCATAGCCCCATTGGTTTTGCTCGCCCGGGGTGAAGAACATCTCCGTTTCCGTTTCGCGGGCCTGGTTGATGCCCGCGTCGGCCACAATTCCAATCACGGTCATGTCGTTTTCGGTCGCTTCGTAATCATAGCCAAATTGCTCGCCGATGACATCGGCCCGGCCCCACATGGCCCGGGCGAAGGCGCGCGTCACGACCGCGACTTGTGGCGCATCGTCCGTGTCCGTGACTTCGAACCAACGGCCCTGCAGCAGACGCAGTCCCACCGTAGCCAAATAGTCGATATCAGCCGTGTCTTGCTGGTAGTTGCCTCCCCGCCCCGTCAGCCCTTCGCCGCGCGGAAACACGCCGCTCCGGGAGCGACTCCCCGCGAGGATGCCATTGGAGGAAAGCCCCACCCGTTCGACGCCGGGAACCTGTTCCACGGTATTGCGCAGACGCTGGTTGAGTCCCGCCAATCCGTCCGAGGTATAGCCGGCCGCACGAGGATTAAATCGAGTCGTCAGCACGGTATCGCGTTCGAAACCCGGGTCACGATTCAGCACCTCCGCGATCTCTCCACCCAAACTCAACGACACCGCCACCAGCATGACTGCGAGCGCGAGTTGCACCGCGACCAAGGCGCGGCCCACGCGTTGCGGCATCGAACCTCCGCCCATGGCACCGTTCAGCGCCACCAACGGCTGCAAGCGCGCGATCCACCAAGCGGGCACGAGCGCACATCCCACACTGCAGAACAATGCCACCCCGACCAGCATCGTGAGCTGCGACCATCCCACCAGTTCGAGCGTCAACGTCGCTCCCGGCGTGAGCAATTGCGCCGCCGCGGGCAACATCCACGTCGCCAACAGCAGACCCACCACGGCGCCCAAAATCCCACACACGACCGCTTCCACCACCGCCAAACGGCAAGTGCGCCAGCGTCCCGCGCCCAAAGACAACCGCACCCCCATCTCGCGATGCCGCGAGAGTGTGCGCACCAGCATGATGCCGGATAGGTTCGCGCACGTGAGCAGCAACAGACTCACCACCAACCCCGTCAACATGCGGCCAGTGCCAGCAAAAGCATTGCGAGCGTTCGAGTAGCCCCCGGGGGCGGCCACGACCTGCCAGCTCATACGACGCACGCCCTCACGTTCTTCCGGACTATTGATCTGCGAAATCAAATCTTCCCGGTCCGGCGCGACCGCCATCTCCAACGCCGGGCCCACGGTGGCCACGGCCAATCCAGACGGGACTCTGACCAACGTCTCAAGCCAACGCACGCGGTTCTCGCGATTCCAGTCCGGATCGTTCGGGCGGTCGTCCGACGCGAATTCATGCGCATTGCTCGATATCCCGAGCTGCGGCTGCAACGCGGTCGGGAAAAACAAATCGACGCGGTCCACCGCATCGAAGCCATGGAACCGCTCGGGTAACACGCCAACGACTTCGAGCTCCATTTGGTTGACCAACAGTTCCTGGCCCACCGCCGCCGGCGCGGATCCATACTCGCGCTGCGCCCAAGCATACGACACCACGGCCACCGGCGCGCCTTCACCGATGCGATCATCACCCGGATTGAGCAGGCGACCGTGGGCGGGGATCAACCCCAACCCCGCGAACGCTCCGCCGGAGACGAGCTGACCGCTCACACTTTGAGCCGGTTGGCGGCCACGCTGCACCGTCACTTGGGTTTCACCCCCATAGGCGATCACCGCCGCTTGGGGCACGTTCGCGCGCAATCGGTCCAACGTCGCTCGCGAAAACCACGCCGGCTGTCCCTCGGCATCCGCGATCAGATGCAACTCCTCCGGCTCCGGCACGGGCAAGGCGCGCCGCAGCATCGCGTCCGTGAGCACATAAACCGACAACGTCGCCGCCAGGCCGACGGCCAGCAGCCCGATCATGCTCAGGGCGTAACCGCGGCGTCGTGTGAGATTTCGCAATGCCAACGAAATGTCGCGACCAAGCTCTTCCAACCACGGCCACCCCGCCTGCTCCCGATAGGATTCGCGCGTCAGCGTTTTATTGCCCAGATCGCGCTGCGCCGCCCGTCGCGCGGCCGCCGGCGACAGCCCCCGGCGCTCATGTTCCGCGACCAGTTCGTCGAAATGAAAGGCCAGCTCTTCGTCGAGCCGTCGGCGCAGTTCGCCGCGTTTCCCCCAATGCTTCAGGCGATTGATCCAGATTCCGAAACGCATGATAAATCGAGGGGTCAGACGGTGGACGGCTCGGCGATGATGGCGTTGACGGCCGCACTCAGCAGCCGCCACCGGTTGATCTCGCTCTCCAGTTGCGCCTTGCCGGCCGCCGTCAGCTGATAAAAGCGCGCCCGCCGGTTCTTGTCGCTCACGCCCCATTCCGACGTGATGAGCGCCTGCTGCTCGAGCCGGAGCAACGCCGGGTAAAGGGTGCCCTGGTTCAGCGCGAGCAAATCGCCCGAAACCTGTTCGATGCGCCGGGCAATGCCGTAACCATGCTGCGGCCCCAGCGCGGAGAGCGTCTTGAGCACCAACAGGTCCAACGTGCCTTGCAATACATCCAACCGACTGGGCGACTTCTTCATGTTGGCAATCAACATAAGTCTTTATGTTGGCCGTCAACAGGGAAATGGAAGGACCGGATCCGTGCCGCCTCGCGCCGCGTCGTCGAGATATCCGCCAAGCCATGAACGAAATGCATGGTTTAGGCATTGCCCGCAGGTATTAACAATTTTCATTGTGGGCCCTTGATGCGCTTTCTTCCGGCGCTCGACGCTCACCCCTGCCCCCCATGCGACTGCTTCAGCTCCGACCCCTCGCGCTGCTCTTCGGACTAGCCTGCTTTCCCTCGCTCGTGTCCGCCCAAGATGCGCCGAGCACCCTCGATTCCGGCGATACCGCCTGGATGCTCACCTCCACCGTGCTGGTGCTGTTTATGATGTTGCCCGGTTTGGCGCTGTTTTATGGCGGCCTGGTGCGGGTGAAGAATGTGCTCTCCGTGCTGATGCACTGTTTCACCATCACGTGCCTCGCCTCGGTATTGTGGGTCGCGGGTCTCTACAGCCTCGCGTTTTCGGAAGGCAACGGATGGATCGGCGATCTGCAGCACGTGTTTTTGCGGGGCATCAGCATCGGCGAGCTCAATGGCGGCACCTTTCCCGAGACCATATTTGTCATGTTTCAGATGACGTTCGCGATCATCACGCCCGGGCTGATCGTCGGGGCGTTTGTCGAACGCATGAAATTTACCGCCATGATGCTGTTTTCCGCGCTGTGGTTGATCATCGTCTACACACCCGTCGCCCACTGGGTGTGGGGTGGTGGTTGGATGCAGCAGGACGGGGTGATCGACCTCGCCGGCGGCATCGTGGTTCACGCCACCGCCGGGATCTCCGCCCTGTTGCTCGCCAAGGCCGTGGGACCGCGTCGCGAGTTTCCCAAGCACATCGTGCCCCCGCACAATCCCGGCATGGTCGTGATCGGCGCGTCGATGTTATGGGTCGGCTGGTTCGGCTTCAACGCCGGCAGCCAGGGCGGAGCCAGCGCGGCCGCGGGCATGACGATGCTCGTGACCCATATATCCGCCGCGGTTGCCAGTCTTACTTGGATGGCGGTCGAATGGACCAAAGCGCGCAAGCCCGGCGTCGTGGGCATTGTCACCGGCATGGTGGCCGGTCTGGCTTCGATCACACCCGCGTCGGGCCACGTGGGGCCGATGGGCGCGGCGATCATCGGTTTCCTCGCCGGCATCGTGTGCTATTTCTCCTGCGGTTTCATCAAGCAACGCCTGAAGATTGACGACGCCCTGGACGTGTTCGCCGTGCACGGTGTCGGTGGCATCATGGGCTCGCTGCTGGTGGCCTTCCTCGGCACCGCGATGTTTGGCGGCACGGGCGTGACCGACATGGGTGCACAATTCATCGCCCAGGTGAAAGGCGTCGGATTCACCCTGATCTGGTCTGCAATCGGCACGCTCCTGATCATCGCCTTGGTCAAAGCCACCGTCGGTTTACGCATCGACCGTGAAGTTGAGGAAACCGGACTCGATCAAGCCGAGCACGGCGAGACCGCTTACCACCCCGAATAAACCACCTTACCTTCCCTCTTATGAAACTGGTTAAAGCCATCATCAAACCCTTCAAACTGGTCGAAGTCCGCGAGGCTTTGAACGAAATCGGCGTCCAAGGCATGACCGTTACCGAGGCCAAAGGTTTCGGTCGTCAGAAAGGGCACACCGAGATCTATCGCGGCAGCGAATACACCATCGATTTTCTGCCCAAAACCACGATCGAGATCGTGATCGCCGACGACCTGGTGGGTCCGGCCATCGACGCCATCGTGCGCCACGCCAAGACGGGCAAAATCGGCGACGGCAAGGTGTTCGTCCTGCCTGTCGAAACCGCCCTTCGCATCCGCACCGAAGAACACGGGGAAAATGCGCTGTAATCGCTGACAACGCCCGGGGGGGCGACGGCGAAGCCGCCAGCGCAATTCGCCGCCTTTACCGGGCGCAATTATTTGATTTTTACGATTGGAAATCCGGTCGTTCAGGCGTCTGTAAGGGCGTGCCTGTAGAGTCGCCTACATCCTGAACTCCTCTTCCCGTCATGAAACTCATCAAAGCCATCATTAAACCGTTCAAACTCGATGACGTGCGCGAAGCCCTGCACGATATCGGCATCGAGGGTATGACGGTCACGGAAGCCAAAGGATTCGGCCGTCAAAAGGGGCACACCGAAATCTACCGCGGCAGCGAATACGTGATCGATTTCATGGCAAAATTGGAACTCGAACTCGTGGTGCCCGCCGCCCGGGTGTCCGAAGTGATCGATGTGTTGGCCCGCAACGCCAAGACCGGCAAAATCGGCGACGGCAAGGTGTTCGTCATGCCGGTGGAACAAGCCATCCGCATCCGCACGGAGGAAGCTGGCCCGGCCGCGCTTTAAGGACTTTTAAAATCGTTGAGGGACCAATCGTAGTCCGTGGCCGACACGGACCATCGGTCCGCCCCCGCCGCCAACTCGCGCCCCACGTCCGGCGGGGCAAAGCGCGAGACATAGCGCAATACCGCCGCGTCCGTTTTGCCGAAATCCTCCGCAAACCACGAGAAGATCGGTGACAACCGCGCCCGGCGTCCGGCGACATCGAACTGGTTGCGCACCCCATCACGCAGAAAGCGGCGCCCCTGATCATCGAGTTGGG is from Synoicihabitans lomoniglobus and encodes:
- a CDS encoding PadR family transcriptional regulator, producing the protein MKKSPSRLDVLQGTLDLLVLKTLSALGPQHGYGIARRIEQVSGDLLALNQGTLYPALLRLEQQALITSEWGVSDKNRRARFYQLTAAGKAQLESEINRWRLLSAAVNAIIAEPSTV
- a CDS encoding AbgT family transporter, encoding MPDTKSASPRLLARVLGTVERVGNALPEPATLFAMLAVFTLLASAVAQAVGLAVQHPASGETISAVSLLNLAGFQKIVQETVHVFVSFHPLGVVIVCLLGIAVAEKAGLIGAAVRALVLSTPRSWLTPIVVFAGVMSNVGADVGYVLLLPLAATIFHAVGRHPLAGLAAGFAGVSGGFSANLLISAIDVILGGLSTEAARLIDPTYTVTGLANYYFIFISTFLVTGIGTWVTHRVVEPRLGSYDGGIKPEAMVPLSAAEKRGLWFTGVFAVIATAVMVVGIVPEGGFLRNPAYPDLKMRALPFSYLVPFLFVLGFGSGMAYGLGAKTIKSDRDVVGAMNDAMGTLGAYLVLAFFAAQFIAYFNWTNLGFIFAVKGANGLRALGLDEWPIPMMIGLVFLAATINMIVGSASAKWALIAPIFVPMFMLLGFSPELVQAAYRVGDSVTNIITPLMAYFPLIITFARKYDRDTGMGTIIATMLPYSVAFAIAWTILLIAWMLTGLPVGPSSPLYLAS
- a CDS encoding P-II family nitrogen regulator is translated as MKLVKAIIKPFKLVEVREALNEIGVQGMTVTEAKGFGRQKGHTEIYRGSEYTIDFLPKTTIEIVIADDLVGPAIDAIVRHAKTGKIGDGKVFVLPVETALRIRTEEHGENAL
- a CDS encoding ABC transporter permease, with translation MRFGIWINRLKHWGKRGELRRRLDEELAFHFDELVAEHERRGLSPAAARRAAQRDLGNKTLTRESYREQAGWPWLEELGRDISLALRNLTRRRGYALSMIGLLAVGLAATLSVYVLTDAMLRRALPVPEPEELHLIADAEGQPAWFSRATLDRLRANVPQAAVIAYGGETQVTVQRGRQPAQSVSGQLVSGGAFAGLGLIPAHGRLLNPGDDRIGEGAPVAVVSYAWAQREYGSAPAAVGQELLVNQMELEVVGVLPERFHGFDAVDRVDLFFPTALQPQLGISSNAHEFASDDRPNDPDWNRENRVRWLETLVRVPSGLAVATVGPALEMAVAPDREDLISQINSPEEREGVRRMSWQVVAAPGGYSNARNAFAGTGRMLTGLVVSLLLLTCANLSGIMLVRTLSRHREMGVRLSLGAGRWRTCRLAVVEAVVCGILGAVVGLLLATWMLPAAAQLLTPGATLTLELVGWSQLTMLVGVALFCSVGCALVPAWWIARLQPLVALNGAMGGGSMPQRVGRALVAVQLALAVMLVAVSLSLGGEIAEVLNRDPGFERDTVLTTRFNPRAAGYTSDGLAGLNQRLRNTVEQVPGVERVGLSSNGILAGSRSRSGVFPRGEGLTGRGGNYQQDTADIDYLATVGLRLLQGRWFEVTDTDDAPQVAVVTRAFARAMWGRADVIGEQFGYDYEATENDMTVIGIVADAGINQARETETEMFFTPGEQNQWGYGFLAVRVSRHPDAVRRMLVEALEAAEPGLVFGRWETLGERREGNMRREIASSRLATIIAGVAMLLATFGVGGSLAHLVTLRQRELAVRAALGATPNRLLRGVLHDGLRIGLQGAAGGGALVALVAWGVPVVSWWDASPSAVVGIVAAGGGVLAAVVGGWLPARRASRVDPQRMLKAD
- a CDS encoding LEA type 2 family protein → MTLLLRRLFLPVVLIATLLAGCSGMPKDLAGLVVQLDGIRSIRSQAGLTEMVVTVRCYNETLRPIGVRGLQLELSLNGVEVGRAVSAKPLGTQSLSSNTQDVTFVLENQRVVDRVVAAVRSGSLTYDLKSRVIVMAADNEMKSTSKASGTVDVSSISLSLN
- a CDS encoding P-II family nitrogen regulator, which produces MKLIKAIIKPFKLDDVREALHDIGIEGMTVTEAKGFGRQKGHTEIYRGSEYVIDFMAKLELELVVPAARVSEVIDVLARNAKTGKIGDGKVFVMPVEQAIRIRTEEAGPAAL
- a CDS encoding ammonium transporter is translated as MRLLQLRPLALLFGLACFPSLVSAQDAPSTLDSGDTAWMLTSTVLVLFMMLPGLALFYGGLVRVKNVLSVLMHCFTITCLASVLWVAGLYSLAFSEGNGWIGDLQHVFLRGISIGELNGGTFPETIFVMFQMTFAIITPGLIVGAFVERMKFTAMMLFSALWLIIVYTPVAHWVWGGGWMQQDGVIDLAGGIVVHATAGISALLLAKAVGPRREFPKHIVPPHNPGMVVIGASMLWVGWFGFNAGSQGGASAAAGMTMLVTHISAAVASLTWMAVEWTKARKPGVVGIVTGMVAGLASITPASGHVGPMGAAIIGFLAGIVCYFSCGFIKQRLKIDDALDVFAVHGVGGIMGSLLVAFLGTAMFGGTGVTDMGAQFIAQVKGVGFTLIWSAIGTLLIIALVKATVGLRIDREVEETGLDQAEHGETAYHPE